Within the Malus sylvestris chromosome 4, drMalSylv7.2, whole genome shotgun sequence genome, the region ATAACAATGCAGAGAGAATATTGGGACAATTAACTTTCTGTGTCACGTACATTTGTATATGGAATTAAACATCAcagtattatatatacatagatCGGAGAGAAAAACTTAGATCTTGACATTTCTGTGATGTTATTGGAATACAAAGCTgtatataaaaaagaaagtaaaacgCTGAGGCTGAAACATTTTCCCACAGAATGTTACAAGGACGTTTTTATTGGCAAATTTCTCTTACATATCGGATCGATACATTTTATGCCTGTTCCTTTTTCTACTTCCCACCTTTACTCAACTAAATATTGAGAAAGATCTACGTAGAAACACGGAACTTTCGCATGCATCCTAAGCAAGATAGAAAACATTCAAAATGACAGGGAAGGTACAACTTACGAATATTTAATACTTGACAATATGAGCCTCTTAATATGTGATCAAGTGATTCATCTTCGCTTGTCAATGAGAGGTTTTATTTAGTTCAAATCTTGACAATATGAAAAGCAGATTGTCGCTGGCTACATCACCCATATTGACAATATATATCTGGTTCAAGTCTCAAGACTTATAGGTTGTTTCCTGTTGCTTGATTCTTTCTCTTTCATTCGAATGTGAAAACCTTCCGGAAATTGTAGACCGGGAGTTCGGACTATATTTCCTCCTCTAATTGCTTCCCACCTGACAGTTTTGAATGCAAATAAATGTGAATTTTACGACTCGATCTCTTTTCTTACAATCATTGAAGGAATACGTACTCTTATTAATTTTACCTGTACTTTGTAACTAAGCAATGGAGAAACACAGCCATATGCACCTTAGCAGAGTCCGCTCCTGCGCAGAATCTCATGCCCCCACCAAAGGCCATGAAATTTCTGGATGCGGTGTGTATTTGCATTCCCTGTATAATTAGTACAACTTAGGACTAAGAATTAATGGTAAGAAGCTTTctctttcttattattttgtttgtcCAAGATTAACTAGAACAAAACATTCTCAGATATTGAACCCACCTCCCATCTCCATGGATTGAATGCCAAAGGATCATCATATGTTTCTGGGTTCATGTGAACCGCTGGGGGACAAACCATAACTCCCCAACCAGCTGGAATAGTATaccctacaacaacaacaacaggtAAAATATGTTAAATAAGAATGATTTCCTATAAAATCTCCCTCAGTATACCCCACCACAATAAGGATTGTGATTTATATCCCCCTAGGTGCATGTAACTTTTAATAAAATCTCACTCATACCGTCGAGGTTTCCTTAGAAAAATGATTTCCTATACAAATACATATGATTGTCACATGTAAGAAGCCTCACATTTAGGCAGTTTTGCCGAGACTATTATTTTGGTATTTCAGTTCAATATATTTTCAACTGTATTTTTTAGATAAGAAGGAATGACTCATTAGTTGTAAGGGAAGGAAAGCAATACTTTAATTATTCCTACATACCCTTGTAATTTATATCTGTTGCTGCTTTTCGAAAGATGCCTGGAACTATATTTGCCAGCCTAATCGTTTCGTTAATGGACTGCAAATTGGAATTGTCAGTTTGTAAAAAAACCACAGTTACTTTCTGTCCTTTGAAGCTCCAAAAGTGAAAGGGTCTTGACTCACCTGTAATGTAAATGTCATTGATTTATATTCTTTCCATGTAAGTCCTGAATCTGaattttccctttgttttaaaaTCATTTCATGTTCTTCCTGTAATAAGGTAGAAATGTTAACAACGGTCCTAAATATCCTCTTTTATGTTGGTATAAACTATCTGAAATAGTTTGAAAGATCAGACCGTCAATTGCTCAAGCGCCCGAGGATGGTCTGAAAGAAGCTTGACGGCAAGAGTTATAGCAGTTGAGGTTGTTTCAAAGCTTGCAAAAAGCagcaaaaaaatcaaatctagAGAAATTTCGTCTGTCATGAGCGTCCCCTCTTTGTCAGACTCTTCGATCAAGTAATCGAAAAAGTCGATGGGCTGCTGTCGGGACTTTCCTCGTCTTTCCTGCAGCAAGTTTTGCAGCACCCTCATTGCCCGTTTTCTTCCCTGAGAAATTGTTGAAGATGATCAAACCAAGAAttaaaaggaagaaatgaattctatatatatatatacgaatTATACTAGTGTTGCAGAATTATATTTACCTGTAAACATTTGTGATAAGCTGTTCCGGGGATGCCTAAAGGAAAGGAAATCAATCCCCGAATGAACTCATCGAAGTTTTCCCTGAGATTATCCGAAGATGTTTTTGAATCATAACTAATGAGTTTCTTtgcattcagatcaaatatcaactgaaaaaaaaaaaaaaaccaaatatgCTTATCAGACTTAAAACAAGTACgaaatataaaagaagaaaggttAGCCCGATAACGAAATTACATTAGCACATTCGTCTTTCAATTCTGTAATGTCCTGACACGACCATTGCTGCAATTTTTTCTCCATTTCCTGTTCGATTTCAGGGAGCATCCTTTTTAGGCTTTCAGGGCCAACAAGATCAAACACCATGTTCTTGACATATTTGTGAATGTAACCGTACAGGGTACCCATGTTTTCCTTGCCCATAACTTCTTTGAAGGTGTCTGGATACCAGCTTAGAAACAACTTATCATCTTGTTGGAAGATATAGTGATTGAAATCTGGGTCTGTTGATACTATGAGTTGTCTTCCCACCAAACTAGTTTTGAATATTGGCCCATATCTACGCATTAAGTGCAAtcgtttaattaaaattttcatgtaAAGATCGTATATTAATCCGTACACCGTTTCCCTTCTGCATACCCCCATTTATTTATGTCTattgtttcttttttaatttattcagtcCAAAGACTATAATTAAACACGAGTGTGCATGAAGATAAAATGGATGTATGAATATTATTTTCCGTTAAAATCACATTAAAATATTgagtaaatttatttatatCATATAAATATGTGCATtattatacttaaaaaataaataattgtattgggatacatatattgcaaaataaaatgacatatagattaaagtattaaaacatattgaaaatatgggaaataagcatataatgagtgttcatcaaAGTAtataacaagtctcttacaatttattgaacaaaaataaaatgcaaaatgaaagttgtcGATTTTTTGTCTAAATGAGAGTTGCgacctaggcgggctaggcggacACCTAATTACGTAGGTCTAGgcgccatttcttaattttcaaacgtctaAAGATTATTCGAGCCTGTAGCCAGCAGCTTAGTGTTTAGGCAGGCTTTTTAGAACAGTGAATTATTGTCATAAATCTCACCTTTGCATCCTTTTCTTGATGAAGGGAGGAATATCAGATGAGGTTGTGGGAGTGAAAAACTGCAAGCTCTCCCCAAGTAATGGCAATCCCATTGAACCTGGTGGAAGTTCTCCATTGCATTTGGGATTCCTCCACCTGTAAACCCAATGTGTTATGCTTATAAGAACTAAGGCTGCCATGCACAATGCCCACATCTTGCCAAACTCTCACTCTGATAGTTCTAAAAGTGAGAAGGTTGAGAGAGAGGAGATGTTTATATAAAGGCAGGCCACAACTTTTTTTAACTACAAGAAAAACTTGTATTAATTCATGAcctgaaaaagagagaaagagaacaataATTGCTGtataatatttgtttccttTGTCTAGGATTTTGTACAAGGGCCCCAACAATAATTGCTGtataatatttgtttccttTGTCTAGGATTTTGTACGTAACTTCTTATTGTAAATATTTCAATGGTTTAGAtgatgacacgtgtcaatagaTTAAAGCCTgatattgttaaaaaaatataattaggcAGTTAAGCATTTAGTATTGCTATTAGTGCAGCTGCGTGTGAAGAGTGTATGTGCTAGACAGTCTGTAACGAACTCTCAGTTGTGCGAAGTGTGAATCACAACAAACAACTCTATGTAgaaattctctctctttctctcttctctaatcttcttcctctgcttcATTTTATTCTTGATTTCTGCAGAATATATGAAAACATTAATTCATGTTTACACTTATCTATCCTTTGGCTGAAGAAATGGACAGAGATGTTGGACTTCAGCGTGACTGATTATTTTTACTGTAACTCAGAAGACTTTGAGTGGGAAAATATGGAATATTCACTAGTAACTACCTGTAGCATATCCACAAGTATCTACTAGTGGCATTAGAGCAACTCTACTCTTAGGGCGATAATTGGCCCAGTTATTGGGCTATTGGCAAATATTGCCTTAATGATCAGTAATTGCTCGAGGGCATCTCTATCCTTTAAAAAAATTGCCCCGGCAATTCACATGAAcaaattctttaaaaaataattaaaaaaaacaatttattttataataaaaatttctCTTTTCTAGAACCATCCCTCACTCCCTTCTTTTCTCCCCTGATTCCTCCGTCCTTCGTTTTCTCGGTGACGACGCAGAGATTGCAAACAGAGTGCCGCTTGCACTTCCACCACGACGCACGTCCGAGTTCATCGCCTTTTGCTTAGGCCAAACCGCGTCACTAGCCGCCTAGAATATCGGttataattaaaagaaaaaaaaaaggaaaccatTCGAATTTGCTGCCTAGTATAAGGCAAATAACAGAGCCACTTGCCTTTAACGCATATGAGTATTATGTTGGACCACATGGGCAAATTTGTCCTTTCATCTAATTATATCTTTACAACATTAGTcgccttagaccatctccaatggtggcTTATATCCTAAATTTTCCCTTCCCCCCCCAAATTCactccaacccaaaacctaaaccaaacctaaaacctaaaacttaaaatgaaGGCAAATATAGGTCACAAATTTAGCTCACAAAAGCTGCTGGGACCCACGGATGAGAGTGAAAAGTGGGCCTTGTCCTGTAGCCAACGGCTACTTTTCTTCATcgggtggtggtggtaattggaccgttggttaatccaatggtccacattcaaatttttttgttttatatttatatatttattgaatccaacggcttaaatcgaatataatcaaatctaacggtaaaaaaaagatctaacggtccaaatttaaatccaatggctagaataatcttaaaatttattggaatttaaatatttttttccaacggctagaataattttttttttaaaagtttatgtggtttatcatgatttttatgtattgatttagtgatttttcaaaatttatcggaatttaaatatttttaggttaaaatgttcataaaattaatttaggatagtctacataattttttttttaaaaaaagttaatttaaaaaaaatagccttaatttattttttgataatctggggctaaaattttaggccaaaagggttggagtagaaaagctgtttctgggctaaaacctaaattttctaggctaaatatttttaggttttaggtcaggATTGGAGATAGTCTAAGACCACATAATGATTGCTGTAGAAACAAAAGAATTCTCAAATTATCGGTTCTAAAATAAGacataatccaattatatcatcacatgatttgcCACAAATATTTCTTTCGCTTAATGCCAAGAGAATCAAGGACCTTGGGTTTCTATGTGTTGTGCTTCCCTAAAACGTACATTAACAACCTTAGGACCACCTCAATTCTATTAATTTGGTGAGAAATTCATTTAGGGTAATGTTAGCGAGACTAAAtatgtagactaaattttgtaaactaatgacataaaagttgatgattggattattacttaagtgttttaacgtgcttattttttatttgtgacacgtcatttagtttacaaatttagtctacctaCTAGCATTACTCATCAGTTTATAGATAAAAGTATTaattacaaagatattttatttttattttttgtttttgcataaCAGTTAACATGTATTATCCTTATTCGCTTATGAAGATTCGATGAATTATATTTATCATTTAAGTGACCAAGTTAAGATTCAAAGTATTATCTCTATATTTAACCTATTAAGAGTTTATTGAATTATAATTAGCATAAAGATCCATGTGTTCAATTTATTTAAAACAAGTGCATACACTGTATATTGAATCAAAGCAAAGCAGATTGGTTTTATCATCTAACTATTTAAGAGTACGCTGATTGGTGTGTCATGTTAATTTAAAGAAGGACACTAAAATCATGGAGCGAGACATTCACTAAATGCAAAAAAACTGTAATGGTTTAGAAGAAGCAAGAATTCTCATTTTTGAAACAATAGGGTACTCATTGACGCAAGAATTAGAATAGAAGAAAAATCTTTTAATTAACTTTTATGTCTTTTGGGGGAAAAAGAGTTATAGGTTCGCAGCtagaataatgaaattttaactTTGAAATTCTATTTGGCATCTTGAAGGATGAGGATGTTGATTGGGGTATAAAAGTTGAACTCATGAAATTTCAACAATTTGGAAATATCAACACTATTTAAGTTGAACTAATCAAATCTCAACAATTTTAGAAAAATCAGCTaatgtgtcaagttaatttaaAGAACGACGTTGAAATCATGGAGTGAGACATTCattaaaagcaaaagaaaaatgtaATGGTTTAGAAAAAGCAAgaattctcattttctaaatgGTAGGGTACTAATTGAATTATTAACATCTCTTTCAGAGTATTGAAATACGTCTCAAGTTTAATCCATACCTCCACcaaaatcaaataagaaaatgTTGGTTACACAATGATCTGTATGAGGAAATAAATAAACTACTAGAAATGATATTGTTGACAACTGTTGAATTCTTTTTGTAGTTAGGGTTTTCTTCTTTAACCCACTAcatttttccctttttaatgTAGGCTATGAACATCATTTATaatcaaaagagaaaaaaaaggaaggacaCTACTGAATTTTCTTCAAAGTCTAGATCGTAGTTCCTTTCCAGCTTCCCATGAGGCTTCGCTCCTGCATTAGAGCATCTTAAGTGGGGGCTTTATCTTCTATGAGGCTACTACATTTCAAGCCTTAGTAAGAAATTTTATTCCCAATGAGCCGAAAAATGGGGTAGATCCACCACTGGAGCTAGCAACTTCTTTTCTTAGGTAGCATAAAATTGGGTACATTTAGCCCCAAAAAATAATGGGTCCGACAAAAAAAAGTAGCAACCAATGTGAGCAAAAGtctagggtaaattacattttgcaCTCTCAATTTTGGGTGCAATTGCAATCTCATCCCCAGTGAGGGGCTCTACATGGGGCTGGAAAAGTGGTAGATATAGCCCATTTTAGAGCTCAGAGGAATCTTTGGTGCTTTATAAAATAATTTCTCCCAATGAGGGGCTATATCTTTCGGGCTCTATATGgggctatatatatttatttatgtagtaatttgattaagccatgattttttttttttgtgttagcttttcttaagttgatttttggacgtgctatcttaattttttttttatgaacccTTCAACCTAAAAAGTTCAAATTGTGACAAAGTTAGATTTCATCACTTATAAATCGTTCGTTGGATTATATTCTTTTATCTCAAACTCATCCGTTGAAAGAAACAAACCTACTTCGCCTTctgaaataatttgattttgacgtataacacaacaatttacctaggaccaattggtaaattaggatcatacaattttgaaaataaattatttgaaaatttcacccATCAATGCTCATGAACattaaatcaatttgaaatttcaattcttatggaatttaaaacaatcattaattagccaaattgcaagaaaaataagtaagaaaaaagaattaaaataataataaaaggagAGTACAAGTGTATTTGCAAGTGGATGGAGATTGATAGAGTTTTGCTCACATGGGTTGCTACTTTTTTTGTGAAACCCACTGTTTTTTGGGGCTAGATGTAGCCCAATTTTATGCTACACAAGAAAGGAAGTTGCTAGCCCCGTAGTAGTCTCAT harbors:
- the LOC126619999 gene encoding cytochrome P450 87A3-like, whose amino-acid sequence is MWALCMAALVLISITHWVYRWRNPKCNGELPPGSMGLPLLGESLQFFTPTTSSDIPPFIKKRMQRYGPIFKTSLVGRQLIVSTDPDFNHYIFQQDDKLFLSWYPDTFKEVMGKENMGTLYGYIHKYVKNMVFDLVGPESLKRMLPEIEQEMEKKLQQWSCQDITELKDECANLIFDLNAKKLISYDSKTSSDNLRENFDEFIRGLISFPLGIPGTAYHKCLQGRKRAMRVLQNLLQERRGKSRQQPIDFFDYLIEESDKEGTLMTDEISLDLIFLLLFASFETTSTAITLAVKLLSDHPRALEQLTEEHEMILKQRENSDSGLTWKEYKSMTFTLQSINETIRLANIVPGIFRKAATDINYKGYTIPAGWGVMVCPPAVHMNPETYDDPLAFNPWRWEGMQIHTASRNFMAFGGGMRFCAGADSAKVHMAVFLHCLVTKYRWEAIRGGNIVRTPGLQFPEGFHIRMKEKESSNRKQPISLET